In Clostridium ljungdahlii DSM 13528, the genomic window TTGCAAAGAAATATGGTGCCAAGGGACTTCCAGAAGATACTATAGTGTTAAATTTTAAGGGATCAGCAGGACAGAGTTTTGGAGCCTTTGGAATAAATGGACTTACTCTACTTCTTGAAGGAGATGCCAATGATTATGTTGGAAAAGGTCTCTCTGGTGCTAAAATAGTTATAAAAACTCCTGAGAAGGCAACCTTTGTTGCAGAAAAGAATATCATAGCAGGTAATACTATTTTATATGGAGCTACATCAGGAAAGGTATTTGTAAATGGTACTGTAGGAGAAAGATTTGCAGTAAGAAACAGTGGTGCTATAGCTGTAGCTGAAGGTGTAGGAGACCACTGCTGTGAATATATGACTGGCGGAAGAGTAGTTATTATAGGACAAACAGGAAGAAACTTTGCAGCTGGTATGAGCGGCGGTATAGCTTATGTACTTGATGAAGATGATTCTTTTGATAGAAAATGCAACATGGAAATGGTTGAAATTGCACAAATGGCAGATGAGGATGATGTAAATACAGTATATAGTTTAATACAGGAACATTATAAATATACAGATAGTGCAAAAGCTAAAAAAATTCTTGAAAAATGGGATGTATATAAAACCAAGTTTAAGAGGGTAATACCTACTGCGTATAAACTTATACTGGAACAAACCAAATTAGAAGCAGCTGCTGCTTCTAATATGTAGGAGGTATCACTATGGGAAAAATAACTGGTTTTAAAGAATATAAAAGAGAAAATCCAAAAGAACGTCCGGTAGAGGAAAGAATCAAAGATTATAAGGAAGTATACTATAAACTTCCTAAGGATAAATTGAATGTACAGGCAGCAAGATGCATGAATTGTGGAACTCCTTTTTGTAATTGGGGATGTCCTCTTGAAAATCTAATTCCGGATTGGAATGATTTTGTATATAAGAATGAATGGCACAAGGCGTTTGAAAGACTTTCATTAACTAACACTTTCCCTGAATTTACAGGAAGAATATGTCCTGCTCTCTGTGAAGGCTCTTGTACACTTGGAGTAAATAGAGAACCTGTTTCTGTAAGGCAGCTAGAACTTAATATAATCGAAAAGGCTTTTGAAGAAGGATGGATAAAACCTAATCCACCAAAAGTTAGAACTGGAAAAAGGGTAGCTATAGTAGGTTCAGGACCATCTGGACTTTCAACTGCTGCAGAGCTCAATTCTGTAGGTCATACTGTTACTGTTTTTGAAAGAGCAGATGAAGTTGGTGGACTTTTAAGATATGGTATTCCTGATTTTAAACTTGAAAAACATGTAGTTGACAGAAGAGTAAATATTATGAAAGAAGAAGGAATAATATTTAAAACAAACATAAATGTAGGAGTAAATTACGATGTAAATGAACTTTTAGGTAATTTTGATGCTGTTGTTTTAACAGGAGGTTCTACTATTCCAAGAGACCTTAAAGTGGAAGGAAGAGAACTTAAAGGCACTTATTTTGCAGTAGATTTTCTAAGGCAGCAAAATAAAAGAGTTTCTGGTAAGAAAATTACAGAAGAAGAGATAAATGCCAAAGGAAAGATAGTCGTTGTTATCGGTGGAGGAGATACAGGTTCCGATTGTATTGGTACTTCTATAAGGCAGGGAGCTAAAAAGGTTTATCAATATGAGGTTATGCCAAAGCCACCTGAAAATCGTGATAAAACAATGCCGTGGCCTGTTTTCCCAAAAACTTTGAAAACTACTACTTCCCATGAAGAGGGATGTATACGTGAATGGTGTATAAACACCAAAAAGCTTGTAGGAGAAAAAGGTGTATTGAAATCACTTAAAGGTGTAAAGGTTAAGTGGGAAGATAACAATGGTAAGAGACAAATGGTAGAAGTACCAGGTACAGAATTTGAACAACCAGTTGATTTGATACTTTTAGCTATGGGATTTTTGCATCCTCAGCATGAAGGATTGCTTGACAGCCTAGGTGTAGAATATGATGCTAGAGGTAATGTGGTAACGGATGTGAATTATATGACTGCAAAAGAAGGGGTATTTGCAGCAGGAGATATGAGACGTGGACAATCTCTTGTAGTTTGGTCACTAAATGATGGTAGAAGAGTGGCAAAGAATGTTGATAAATATTTAATGGGAGAAACATCTCTCAGAGGATAATTTTAATAATTGAAAATTAAGAGTTAAGAATTAATAGTTATGATGAATTTTTTCCCGTTAACACTTAAGAAAATCTAGTGCAGAGTGCTATTGAAGCAAAACTTCAATAGCACTCTTTAAATTTTTCATTATTGTAAAAATATTTGAAGTATAAGTTTATTTTTATGTTAGAAAGCCTATGAGATGATTCTAATTGAAATTTGCCATTATATGATTTGGTGTATTTAAATAACTTGTAAAAATAAAAGTTTTGCCCGACAATTGAATAAAATTGGGCACTTGAAATAAGAACATCCAATAAATAATTCACATGTATTGAAAAAGGATGGAAAACGGTATACAATAATCATATTAGATAGGTTGTGTTAAAAAAATAAATAGTATAATATAATATTTGTATATTTAAAATATTGAAATTGAGAAATTTAGATTACTCTCTATAAAGGGGGTTATTAAAGATAGCAGTCATTTAACTGACTATAAATTTATTATACGAGGAGGAATACAGATGGAACTTAACAAAAAAGTTGATGAAATGAAAAAAGAGTTGATTAAGGCAACTCAAGAGGTAGTTAGAATTAAAAGTACTCTAGATGAAGAAAAGCCAGGTATGCCTTTTGGTGAAGGCCCAGCAAAAGCACTTGAAAAGGCTCTTGAAATTGCAGCTGAACTTGGATTTCATACATATAAAGAAGAAGAAGGATATTACGGATATGCAGAATACGGTGAAGGGGAAGATTATGTAGCAGTTCTGGGACATATGGATGTAGTGCCAGAAGGAGATAATTGGATTTATCCACCTTATGGAGCAGAAATACATGAAGATAAGATTTTTGGCAGAGGTACATTGGATGATAAAGGAGCAACAATGGCAGCACTCTTTGGATTAAAGGCTATAAAGGATCTTAAAATGCCGCTTTCAAAAAAAGTAAGGGTTATTTTTGGAACAAATGAAGAGACGGGAAGCTCTGAAATGCATGTTTATAATAAGAAAGAAAAGGCTCCAGTATCTGGATTTACACCAGATGCCATGTATCCACTTATAAATGCTGAAAAGGGTATAAGAAGATTTCATGTTGCTAAAAAATTGACTTCTTGCAATTGTGGAATTGCAATTAAATCATTAAAAGGTGGAATAAGACCTAACATGGTTCCTGATAAATGTGAAACTGTAATATCTATAAAAAATACAGAAGATATGGTTAAAGCAGTAAAGGAATTTGCAGATAAAAAGGGATATAATATGAAAACTGAAATTGTAAATGGAGATGTAGTTTTACACACATTTGGAGTAGGAGCTCATGGAAGTATGCCTGAATTGGGTAAAAATGCTGTAATGCAGACTTTTGACTTTTTAGGAACTATTGCAAAAGGATCTTGTCCTCTTGCAGACTATATAAATTTCTTTAATAAATATGTTGGATTTGAAACAGAAGGTACTTCACTTGGAATAGCCTGTGAGGATAAACCATCAGGAAAATTATCATTAAATGTAGGGGTTGCTGAAATCAATGAAGAGACGGCTGATTTGTGGTTAGATATGAGATATCCTGTTACAAAGAAAGGTGAAGAAATCATGGATACCCTTTCTAAGAAATTTGCAGAGTGTGGTGCCAAAATAGAAAGAGTAGAAGCTGATGAACCTCTTTATTTCGCAGAAGATAGTGAGTTAGTTAAAACTCTTCTTAAAGTTTATAATGATGAGACTGGCCAGGAGGGAAAAGCTTATGGAATAGGCGGAGGAACTTATGCTAAGGAGCTTCCGAATATAATTGGATTTGGACCAATATTCCCTGGAAAACCAGACCTTGATCATCAGGCTAATGAATATATTGAAATTGGGGATCTAGTAATGAATGCTAAAATATATGCCCATGCAATATATGAACTTGCAAAATAATTTTACAATTTATAAGATGAAATAGCACGAGTAATTCGTGCTATTTTTATGATATAATACATGTTAATATTTAGAAGTGGAGAAAAGTATGAATCTAACAATAATTACTGTAGGAAAATTGAAAGAAAAGTACCTAAAAGATGCAGTAGAGGAGTATTCGAAAAGACTGTCTAGGTATTGCAAAATCAATATAGTGGAAGTTCAGGATGAAAAGACTCCAGAAAATGCTTCTAAAAAGGATGAAGATATTATAAGGGAAAAAGAAGGAGCAAGAATATCAAAGTATATAAATGATAGTATGTATGTAGTGGCAATGGATCTAAAGGGAAATACTATGACTTCTGAGCAGTTTTCTGATTTTATTGGAAATTTAGGACTTCAGGGCAGGAGCAATATTGCTTTTATAATAGGTGGTTCTCTAGGTATTTCCAGGGAAATTTTACAAAGAGCTGATTACAAGCTGTGTTTTTCCAAGATGACTTTTCCACATCAGCTCTTTAGGGTAATGCTTTTGGAGCAGATATACAGGGGATTTAAGATAATGAAAGGTGAACCTTACCACAAATGACCTAGATTTTTTGTGGAAAATGCTGATATAAGCGGGTTAAGAGAGTACATATACAAAATATAATTAAAATAATTATTACTATAGGGTAGATTTTAGAAGAGGATTATAATTAATTTTATAGAATACTATAAATTATACGCAATTAATGGAGTACAAAAGGAAATGGATGCTAATGTTTTTATTATTTTATTAAAGTATATGGCAATAAGTGTTTTGTTTTTTATTATCATAGTCCTTGTAGTAATCAATTTATATCCACTTTTATTTTATAAGTCTCCTGAAACAAAATTGAAAAGGGATAGATATGATGTGATAATTATTTTAGGATTTCCTGCATTACAGGACGGGAAACCTTCCCCTATAATGAGAGAGAGAGTTATAAAAGCAGTTGAATTATTTAATAAGGGATACGCTAATAACATTATATGTTCGGGTGGAGGAGTTTATAATAAATATATTGAAGCAGATATTATGGCTAATTTCGCAGAATCATTAGGTATTCCCAATAGTTGTTTGATTAGAGAGGATAAATCAAGAAACACATATCAAAATATACAAAATTCAATAAAGATAATGGAAGATAAAAAATGGTCATCAGCAATGATAGTAACTTCTCCCTGGCATTTAAGACGTTCTAACTATTTTTTATCAAAATTCAATATTACATATCAAATGGAGAAGTCTGACTATCCAAGAGAATTCTCTTATATTTATATTATTGCTATGTATATGTGGGAAAATTATGTAATGATCAAAACTAAAATAAAAAGGCACTAATACTATACTATTCCTAAGATTCTTATATTGTAAATTAAGAATTATTTGTATAGTATAAAGAAATGATTATGGAAGCTAATAAAGGAAATGATTTTAGAACATTTAATAACATTCGAGATGCTGAGAGTTGGATTTCAAAGTTATCTGATGACTGCCATTTGTAACATTTCATAAGCTGGTCATTCTAATGTTAATGATGTAAATAAGATAATAGTATGGTTAAATTTGAATAGTTAGTGATGTATAATTAGTATAGTTTAATATAAATGATAATTTAATAATATAACTAAGTAATGGAGGAGAAACAAGCCCAGATTGATATGGAGGAGAATCTCCTTTTTATTTTGTTTTAATTAAGAAATCTGAGAATAAATCCTTTAAAAATTTATATATGGATATCAATTATACAGAATATAAAAAGCAAATAATTATAGTATTTATATAAGCATTAGGAGATTAAATAAAATTTAATGTAAAGAATATTGACATGGAAGAAATAATATTATATTATAATATTACTTCCAAGGAAGAAATATTGAGGGGGGAAATTAATATGGATATTGTTGATGAGATCATATTTTTACTAAAAAAATTGCAAGAGAATAATGAGGTAACTATTCCTAATATTAAAAATAAACTTACTTTTTCACAAATTCATTGCATTGCGGCTATAGAATATATCGAAGATGCAAATATAACTAAGTTAGCACAAGAACTAGGAATGACAACAGGTGCTATAACTAAAATGTGCAGAAAGCTATTAAACGAAGGCTATGTTTCGAAATATCAAAAAGAAGGAAATAATAAAGAAATATATTATGATTTAACTGAATTGGGGTTAGATGTATCCAGGGTTCATAAAAAAGTTCATGAAAAATCATATAATAAGAAAAAAGACATTATAGCTCAATATAATAATGAGGAGAAAGTTGCTATATTAAGGTTTTTAAATGACATGAATTCAATAATAAAAGATACATTTTCAGAAGTTATAGAAAATTATACTAGAAGTGATGATTAAATCTAATAGAATATGGGGAGGATTTTATGAGTAATATTAATATAGTTAGTTATATTTGGAGTATATTTTGGATTTATTGGATATTAGCAGCGATAAAAACTAGATCCAATGTAAAAAAAGAATCAAGTGGTCAAATGAAAATAGAAAGATCAGTACATGTAATATTAGTAATAATTGCTTATGTCATTACCTTTTTTCAATTTAAAAATACATTCTTATGGAATAGAATAATACCTAATTATGGATATGCTCAATATATAGGAATTACAATTTTAGTCTTGTCTCTTTTATTTGCAATATGGGCGAGAATAGTATTAGGAAGAAATTGGAGTGGAGCGATTCAAAAAGTAGAGGGGCAAAGATTAGTTTGTAGTGGACCGTATAAATATATAAGAAATCCTATTTATACAGCAATGGTATGTGGATTTTTTGGAACTTTTATTACATTTGGAAGTTTAACTTCTTTTATAGGATTTTGTATCATTCTAATTACTTATATTATAAAAATAAATAGAGAACAAAGATTTTTAATAATAGAATTTGGTGACGAATATGAGAAATATATAAAAAGATCATGGGCGTTAATTCCTTATATATTCTAAATTTATAGTATTTATGAGGTTGTTACACTATAAAATTTTCATAATTAAAAAATAAGTTGAAATACATTTTAAATCATTATATGATGGATTCAGACATCGATGTAATCTATTAAAAAGGAAGGTAAATTTATGAATGTTAATGTTGAAATGATACCATCATATAAAATTGCTTATATACGAAGAACGGGTCCTTATGGTTCAGAAAACATTCAAATAATGGAACAATTAAAAAGTTGGGCTAGAGAAAAAAATTTATTTAATGAAAGTTCAATCATATTAGGAATAGCCCAAGATAACCCTCAATTCACAGAACCTAAAGATTGCCGTTATGATACATGTTTAGTTGTTTCGGATGAATTTAAAGTAGATAATAAGTATATTAAATTTGGAAAAACTATTGGTGGTAAATATTGCGTATTTAAAATAAATCATACAGTAGATGCTGTGAAAAAAGCATGGACGGAGATATTTTCAGAGTTATCAAAAAGAAATTATAAATTTGATTACAGAAGACCTATTCTTGAACGTTATGCTATGCAGATGATAAATAAGCATTATTGCGAAATTTGCACACCAATATTATAGAAAATGTTAAAACAGATTCTAATTTAGCTGCATGACCCTTAATGCAGCTTTAAATTTGCAGTATAATATATAGAAAATATAAATCCTATAAAAATAAAATGGAGTGTAGAGAAAAATGGGAAAGTACAAGCAAATTACAAAGAGAGGATTAATTTCATCAATAGTAGGCTACTCAATATTTACACTAGTATATTGGATTGCATTTTACGAGTTATATACTTTATGTAAATTTGGACGATTTAAAAATAATATAACTGTATTATTGGGATGTATGGTATTCTTTTTGGCTTGGTTTATAATTCTAATAATTAGAATTACGAAAAAACCAGCAGTTGCGGCTGACCAGAATGTAGATAGATATAAGTTCTATTCGCGTTGCAAAACTATATGGACTTGTACAATTATAATAGTTATAGTTCTTATAACATGTTTTTATGGAGTGAAAATATACCATAGTGCAATAAATTACAATGGAAAACTGTCATGGTTCTTAAGAGATTTAAAAAATAAAAGAACTGTAAAGCTTGAACATAATAATATATATGAAAGCGGTATAGAAGGGATATTTGCAGATGTTAACAAAAAAGTTCATATGCCACAAAAATTATATGTTGTAAATAACTTTAGTCTAAAATTTGATTCTAATGGACAAATTACATCTTTTGATACATTTCTTTATGGAAAAAATGCTAAAGGTGAGTTAGAAAGCTATTTAATTAGTTACAACAGCAAAAATTCAGGGAATATAACTATATATTTAAATGGTTATGTAAATGCAAATTATAATGATGACAAACTATTAGAACCATTAATTAAGACAATGAAAGTAATTCCACTTAAGAAAACAGTGAGAAACTGGCCTGAAAAGCAGTATGGTATTCTTTATTCTGGTAAACGAAG contains:
- the pepV gene encoding dipeptidase PepV; the protein is MELNKKVDEMKKELIKATQEVVRIKSTLDEEKPGMPFGEGPAKALEKALEIAAELGFHTYKEEEGYYGYAEYGEGEDYVAVLGHMDVVPEGDNWIYPPYGAEIHEDKIFGRGTLDDKGATMAALFGLKAIKDLKMPLSKKVRVIFGTNEETGSSEMHVYNKKEKAPVSGFTPDAMYPLINAEKGIRRFHVAKKLTSCNCGIAIKSLKGGIRPNMVPDKCETVISIKNTEDMVKAVKEFADKKGYNMKTEIVNGDVVLHTFGVGAHGSMPELGKNAVMQTFDFLGTIAKGSCPLADYINFFNKYVGFETEGTSLGIACEDKPSGKLSLNVGVAEINEETADLWLDMRYPVTKKGEEIMDTLSKKFAECGAKIERVEADEPLYFAEDSELVKTLLKVYNDETGQEGKAYGIGGGTYAKELPNIIGFGPIFPGKPDLDHQANEYIEIGDLVMNAKIYAHAIYELAK
- a CDS encoding AraC family transcriptional regulator — translated: MNVNVEMIPSYKIAYIRRTGPYGSENIQIMEQLKSWAREKNLFNESSIILGIAQDNPQFTEPKDCRYDTCLVVSDEFKVDNKYIKFGKTIGGKYCVFKINHTVDAVKKAWTEIFSELSKRNYKFDYRRPILERYAMQMINKHYCEICTPIL
- the rlmH gene encoding 23S rRNA (pseudouridine(1915)-N(3))-methyltransferase RlmH, encoding MNLTIITVGKLKEKYLKDAVEEYSKRLSRYCKINIVEVQDEKTPENASKKDEDIIREKEGARISKYINDSMYVVAMDLKGNTMTSEQFSDFIGNLGLQGRSNIAFIIGGSLGISREILQRADYKLCFSKMTFPHQLFRVMLLEQIYRGFKIMKGEPYHK
- a CDS encoding glutamate synthase subunit beta is translated as MGKITGFKEYKRENPKERPVEERIKDYKEVYYKLPKDKLNVQAARCMNCGTPFCNWGCPLENLIPDWNDFVYKNEWHKAFERLSLTNTFPEFTGRICPALCEGSCTLGVNREPVSVRQLELNIIEKAFEEGWIKPNPPKVRTGKRVAIVGSGPSGLSTAAELNSVGHTVTVFERADEVGGLLRYGIPDFKLEKHVVDRRVNIMKEEGIIFKTNINVGVNYDVNELLGNFDAVVLTGGSTIPRDLKVEGRELKGTYFAVDFLRQQNKRVSGKKITEEEINAKGKIVVVIGGGDTGSDCIGTSIRQGAKKVYQYEVMPKPPENRDKTMPWPVFPKTLKTTTSHEEGCIREWCINTKKLVGEKGVLKSLKGVKVKWEDNNGKRQMVEVPGTEFEQPVDLILLAMGFLHPQHEGLLDSLGVEYDARGNVVTDVNYMTAKEGVFAAGDMRRGQSLVVWSLNDGRRVAKNVDKYLMGETSLRG
- a CDS encoding WD40/YVTN/BNR-like repeat-containing protein codes for the protein MGKYKQITKRGLISSIVGYSIFTLVYWIAFYELYTLCKFGRFKNNITVLLGCMVFFLAWFIILIIRITKKPAVAADQNVDRYKFYSRCKTIWTCTIIIVIVLITCFYGVKIYHSAINYNGKLSWFLRDLKNKRTVKLEHNNIYESGIEGIFADVNKKVHMPQKLYVVNNFSLKFDSNGQITSFDTFLYGKNAKGELESYLISYNSKNSGNITIYLNGYVNANYNDDKLLEPLIKTMKVIPLKKTVRNWPEKQYGILYSGKRSFGYNTDGIVYIDSKGNTNSAVNAYSEIVGYIVSVFVPGKESKYTPVRYNLTDYLNNIKTSGPSKDNKESYNQSNNAEDQFYLSKQVGYRLEVTAAAAGSRSYSLTGTTDGGQTWKTINEDPFSGSLGSAVGITFLNNKLGFLCLSYSGGSKGQLYRTEDGGKSYKKVNFPETKVALDGGKTYNPFDLPGMPYEKGGNLNVLVGQGSDGDYNGGCKALYQSKDNGVTWQYLEEKMN
- a CDS encoding MarR family transcriptional regulator; translated protein: MEEIILYYNITSKEEILRGEINMDIVDEIIFLLKKLQENNEVTIPNIKNKLTFSQIHCIAAIEYIEDANITKLAQELGMTTGAITKMCRKLLNEGYVSKYQKEGNNKEIYYDLTELGLDVSRVHKKVHEKSYNKKKDIIAQYNNEEKVAILRFLNDMNSIIKDTFSEVIENYTRSDD
- a CDS encoding YdcF family protein, whose translation is MDANVFIILLKYMAISVLFFIIIVLVVINLYPLLFYKSPETKLKRDRYDVIIILGFPALQDGKPSPIMRERVIKAVELFNKGYANNIICSGGGVYNKYIEADIMANFAESLGIPNSCLIREDKSRNTYQNIQNSIKIMEDKKWSSAMIVTSPWHLRRSNYFLSKFNITYQMEKSDYPREFSYIYIIAMYMWENYVMIKTKIKRH
- a CDS encoding methyltransferase family protein; protein product: MSNINIVSYIWSIFWIYWILAAIKTRSNVKKESSGQMKIERSVHVILVIIAYVITFFQFKNTFLWNRIIPNYGYAQYIGITILVLSLLFAIWARIVLGRNWSGAIQKVEGQRLVCSGPYKYIRNPIYTAMVCGFFGTFITFGSLTSFIGFCIILITYIIKINREQRFLIIEFGDEYEKYIKRSWALIPYIF